The following proteins are encoded in a genomic region of Thermothielavioides terrestris NRRL 8126 chromosome 5, complete sequence:
- a CDS encoding mitochondrial 54S ribosomal protein YmL44 yields the protein MITRFITDVSTRFNPFSARAKSARLFLSLLPPTARASGMNITTQLLPRTSTEPSTLYIKFKDGKEMNLDCESMGIKSIVEEVDRHSRALQKEADLAEA from the exons atgatAACCCGGTTCATCACGGACGTGTCGACACGCTTCAACCCCTTCTCGGCGCGGGCCAAGTCGGCGCGGCTGTtcctgtcgctgctgccgccgacggcgcgggcgtcgGGCATGAACATCACGacgcagctgctgccgcggaCGTCGACGGAGCCGAGCACGCTGTATATCAAGTTCA AGGACGGCAAGGAAATGAACCTCGACTGCGAATCCATGGGCATCAAGAGCATCGTTGAGGAGGTCGACCGGCACTCGCGCGCGCTGCAGAAGGaggctgatttggctgaaGCCTGA